The following proteins are encoded in a genomic region of Doryrhamphus excisus isolate RoL2022-K1 chromosome 6, RoL_Dexc_1.0, whole genome shotgun sequence:
- the LOC131130971 gene encoding cAMP-regulated phosphoprotein 19-like: protein MSEEAEGVMTLEEERELDDKVVSPEKAEEAKLKARFPGLGAKHGSSDFLKKRLQKGQKYFDSGDYNMAKAKMKNKLLPSAPTEKVEITGGHIPTPQDLPRRKTSIMTSKLAG from the exons ATGTCCGAGGAGGCTGAAGGAGTGATGACTTTGGAAGAAGAGCGG GAACTGGATGACAAGGTTGTTAGTCCAGAGAAAGCAGAAGAAGCCAAGTTAAAGGCCAGATTTCCCGGTCTCGGAGCCAAACACGGAAGCTCagattttcttaaaaaaagacTTCAGAAGGGG CAAAAGTATTTTGATTCTGGCGACTACAACATGGCCAAGGCCAAAATGAAGAATAAACTCCTGCCATCAGCCCCAACGGAGAAGGTCGAGATCACTGGCGGTCATATCCCCACACCTCAGGACCTCCCTCGGAGAAAGACTTCCATTATGACAAGCAAACTGGCTGGCTGA
- the rsl24d1 gene encoding probable ribosome biogenesis protein RLP24 yields the protein MRIEKCYFCSGPVYPGHGVMFVRNDCKTFKFCKSKCHKNFKKKRNPRKTRWTKAFRKATGKELTVDNALEFEKRRNIPVKYNREMWDKTVNAMKRVEEIKRKRQARFIMNRLKKGKVLEKEEDIKEVKKNIHLIKAPHAGNAKKMEEKMLQKLQEDVDMAGEDD from the exons ATGCGTATcgagaaatgttatttttgctcGGGTCCGGTGTACCCAGGACATGGAGTTATGTTTGTGCGGAATGATTGCAAG acaTTCAAATTCTGCAAATCAAAATGTCATAAGAATTTCAAGAAGAAGCGCAACCCCAGAAAGACCAGATGGACCAAAGCATTCAGAAAGGCAACTGGAAAGGAATTGACAGTG GATAACGCTTTGGAGTTTGAGAAACGCAGAAATATACCTGTTAAATATAACAGAGAGATGTGGGACAAGACAg TGAATGCAATGAAGAGAGTGGAAGAAATCAAACGGAAACGCCAGGCAAGATTTATCATGAACAG ATTAAAGAAGGGCAAAGTATTGGAGAAGGAAGAGGACATCAAGGAAGTGAAGAAGAATATTCACCTTATCAAGGCCCCACATGCCG GAAATGCCAAGAAAATGGAAGAGAAAATGTTGCAGAAATTACAAGAAGACGTGGACATGGCGGGTGAAGATGATTAA